Proteins from a single region of Echeneis naucrates chromosome 2, fEcheNa1.1, whole genome shotgun sequence:
- the LOC115057563 gene encoding galactose-3-O-sulfotransferase 2-like, with the protein MTLTAHSLYETFTFTSQSQGPQRNSSGFSSRYVRTRKRRHLLWRLLLLLLLCFVLRTFVINRHSDTARRGVPPDPNSVADVPNTATCHPQSHIVFLKTHKTASSTVLNILYRYGESRNLTFALPVGQAMHLFYPKLFESHFVEGFSSGRVKEFHIMCNHMRFRKAEVAKVMPEDTFYFSIIRHPVTMIESSFSYFKGIPAFSNSRSLEDFLDNTNNFKDSAPWSFLAHNNLAFDFGFDHNVTADADDHEDKAKRAVAAIERDFHLILVSEYFDESMILLKHVLCWSLQDVVSFKLNSRSNRTRHQISPNTAEKIKRWNALDWSLYLHFNATFWQKVESVVGREQMKSEVSQLRELQDKLANTCLKGGGAVDPSQMKDAGLMPAQSGTAVIQGYNLKPDLDSQTRTQCQRLTTPELQYTERLKSLQFPVQQKQVKRMVPP; encoded by the exons ATGACTCTGACAGCTCATTCACTATATGAGACATTCACCTTCACCAGTCAGAGTCAGGGTCCCCAGAGGAACTCCTCTGGTTTCTCCTCcag GTATGTGAGAACTCGCAAGAGACGTCATTTGCTGTGGAGATtgctccttctgctccttctctgcTTCGTCCTTCGGACTTTCGTCATCAACAG ACACTCAGACACAGCGAGGCGAGGAGTTCCACCTGATCCGAACTCTGTGGCTGATGTCCCCAACACAGCAACCTGCCACCCACAGTCTCACATTGTGTTCCTCAAGACGCACAAAACAGCCAGCAGCACCGTGTTAAACATCCTGTATCGCTATGGAGAGAGCAGGAACCTGACCTTTGCCCTCCCGGTCGGCCAAGCAATGCATTTGTTTTACCCCAAACTCTTTGAATCGCATTTTGTAGAAGGCTTCAGCAGCGGCAGAGTGAAGGAGTTCCACATCATGTGCAACCACATGAGGTTCAGAAAAGCTGag GTGGCTAAAGTGATGCCTGAGGACACCTTCTACTTCTCCATCATAAGACATCCTGTGACCATGATAGAGTCCAGCTTTAGTTACTTCAAGGGAATACCGGCCTTCTCCAATAGTCGCAGTTTGGAGGACTTCCTGGACAACACCAACAACTTCAAAGATTCAGCACCGTGGAGTTTCTTGGCTCACAACAATCTGGCCTTTGACTTTGGCTTTGACCACAATGTCACAGCTGATGCTGACGACCACGAGGACAAAGCCAAAAGGGCTGTTGCCGCCATAGAACGGGACTTCCATCTTATTCTTGTTTCTGAATACTTTGATGAGTCCATGATCCTGCTCAAACACGTCCTTTGCTGGTCCCTGCAGGATGTGGTTTCCTTTAAACTCAACAGTCGCAGTAATAGAACTCGTCATCAAATCTCACcaaacactgcagagaaaatcaaGCGCTGGAATGCTCTGGATTGGAGTCTCTACCTGCACTTCAACGCCACCTTCTGGCAGAAAGTAGAAAGTGTTGTTGGAAGAGAGCAAATGAAGAGTGAAGTGTCTCAGCTGAGGGAGCTACAGGACAAGCTAGCAAACACCTGCCTGAAAGGGGGCGGAGCTGTCGACCCATCCCAGATGAAAGATGCTGGGCTGATGCCTGCTCAGTCTGGAACAGCTGTTATTCAGGGCTATAACCTGAAACCAGACTTAGACAGCCAAACCAGAACACAATGTCAAAGACTCACAACTCCAGAACTGCAGTACACGGAGCGCCTGAAGTCCCTGCAGTTCCCTGTTCAGCAGAAACAGGTAAAAAGGATGGTTCCTCCATAG